The following proteins come from a genomic window of Pseudomonas sp. J452:
- a CDS encoding aminoglycoside phosphotransferase family protein, with protein MPDQDVRFQLLQGWLEQCLPALFAAEGWGPVPAAELTPASSDASFRRYFRWQGAGRTLIVMDAPPPQEDCRPFVKVAGMLAAAGVHVPRILAADVERGFLLLDDLGRQTWLEVLNADNADALFEQALQALVTFQKLPVDGQLPPYDDALLRRELQLFPDWYLQRHLGVELNAAQQAQWLQVCDLLVDSALAQPRVLVHRDYMPRNLMLSEPNPGVLDFQDAVHGPVSYDVTSLFKDAFLSWPEERVLTWLQRYWQLAGEAGIELPVDFAAFHRASDLMGVQRHLKVIGIFARICHRDGKPKYLGDVPRFFTYIEAVLARRPELAVLGELLASLPQRESQPA; from the coding sequence ATGCCTGATCAAGATGTACGCTTCCAGCTGCTGCAGGGCTGGCTGGAGCAGTGTTTGCCCGCGTTGTTCGCTGCCGAAGGCTGGGGCCCTGTGCCCGCTGCCGAGCTCACTCCGGCCAGCAGCGATGCCAGTTTTCGCCGTTATTTCCGCTGGCAGGGGGCCGGGCGCACGCTGATCGTCATGGATGCGCCGCCACCGCAGGAAGACTGCCGGCCCTTCGTCAAGGTGGCCGGCATGCTCGCCGCGGCTGGCGTGCACGTGCCGCGCATCCTCGCCGCCGATGTCGAGCGCGGCTTCCTCTTGCTCGATGACCTCGGCCGGCAGACCTGGCTGGAAGTGCTCAATGCGGACAATGCCGATGCACTGTTCGAGCAGGCCCTGCAGGCGCTGGTGACATTCCAGAAACTGCCGGTCGACGGCCAGCTGCCGCCCTATGACGACGCCTTGCTGCGCCGTGAGCTGCAGCTGTTCCCCGACTGGTATCTGCAGCGTCACCTGGGCGTCGAGCTGAATGCCGCGCAACAGGCGCAGTGGCTGCAGGTGTGCGATCTGCTGGTCGACAGCGCCCTGGCTCAGCCGCGGGTGCTGGTGCATCGCGACTACATGCCGCGCAACCTGATGCTCAGTGAGCCCAACCCGGGCGTGCTGGACTTCCAGGATGCGGTGCATGGCCCGGTCAGCTACGACGTGACCAGCTTGTTCAAGGATGCCTTCCTCAGCTGGCCGGAAGAGCGCGTGCTGACCTGGCTGCAGCGCTACTGGCAACTGGCGGGCGAGGCCGGCATCGAACTGCCGGTGGACTTCGCTGCGTTCCACCGCGCCAGCGACCTGATGGGCGTGCAGCGTCACCTCAAGGTCATTGGCATCTTCGCGCGCATCTGCCACCGCGACGGCAAGCCCAAGTACCTGGGCGATGTGCCGCGCTTCTTCACTTATATAGAAGCGGTGCTGGCGCGCCGTCCCGAACTGGCGGTACTCGGCGAGCTGCTCGCCAGCCTGCCGCAGCGGGAGAGCCAACCGGCATGA
- a CDS encoding alpha/beta hydrolase family protein has translation MPNLLRPTLIAASIGLSALLANPALAEEAPATTAPAAEETAPAADAATPPADAPATERAPLEERSVEAASGLERQLPQDEQQQLKAGDETFLALWKPANVGEPTGVVILVPASGESADWPQAIGPLRSKLPDAGWSSLSLTLPDLPQLAPAVAPVTVDTATPPSAPADAAATDNQEAADSASADAAADDSTQPATPDSSATAPIPVVDPAPRIFARIQAAIAFAEQQQAKAIVLLGHGDGAYWAARFIAEQKPPLVQHLLVAAPALPEGMTPPLEELLPELQLPTGDFFYKDQSSDRSAATRRLHASKRLQHKAYTQVALKALPGNPSAEQEQLYRRIRGWLDKALPAKK, from the coding sequence ATGCCCAACCTCCTGCGCCCGACACTTATCGCTGCCTCTATTGGCCTTAGCGCGCTCCTCGCCAATCCCGCGCTGGCCGAAGAAGCCCCGGCGACAACAGCGCCAGCCGCTGAAGAAACGGCACCGGCGGCAGACGCTGCAACGCCACCCGCCGATGCCCCGGCGACCGAGCGAGCGCCCCTGGAAGAGCGCAGCGTCGAAGCGGCCAGCGGCCTCGAACGCCAACTGCCGCAAGACGAGCAACAACAGCTGAAGGCAGGCGACGAGACCTTCCTGGCACTGTGGAAACCCGCCAATGTCGGCGAGCCGACTGGCGTGGTGATTCTGGTTCCCGCCAGCGGGGAGAGTGCAGACTGGCCGCAGGCCATCGGCCCGTTGCGCAGCAAGCTGCCGGATGCCGGCTGGAGCAGCCTCAGCCTGACCCTGCCGGATCTGCCACAGCTCGCGCCGGCGGTGGCGCCAGTGACAGTCGACACCGCCACGCCGCCCAGCGCGCCGGCGGATGCCGCCGCAACGGATAACCAGGAGGCCGCGGATAGCGCCAGCGCAGATGCGGCGGCAGATGACTCTACGCAGCCGGCCACCCCGGACAGCAGCGCCACAGCACCAATCCCGGTTGTTGACCCGGCGCCGCGCATCTTCGCCCGCATCCAGGCGGCCATCGCCTTTGCCGAACAGCAGCAGGCGAAAGCCATCGTGCTGCTTGGCCATGGCGACGGTGCCTACTGGGCCGCCCGCTTCATCGCCGAGCAGAAGCCGCCGCTGGTGCAACACCTGCTGGTGGCCGCACCGGCCTTGCCGGAGGGAATGACGCCACCCTTGGAAGAACTGCTGCCGGAGCTGCAACTGCCCACTGGCGACTTCTTCTACAAGGACCAGAGCAGCGACCGCAGCGCCGCCACCCGCCGTCTGCATGCGAGCAAGCGCCTGCAGCACAAGGCCTATACCCAGGTAGCGCTGAAAGCCCTGCCGGGTAACCCGAGTGCGGAACAGGAACAGCTGTACCGCCGTATTCGGGGCTGGCTGGACAAGGCGTTGCCGGCGAAGAAATAA
- the murU gene encoding N-acetylmuramate alpha-1-phosphate uridylyltransferase MurU, whose amino-acid sequence MKAMILAAGKGERLRPLTLHTPKPLVRAGGVPLIEFHVRALAAAGFRELVINHAWLGQQIEDYLGDGARFGLSIRYSAEGEPLETGGGIFRALPLLGDAPFLVVNGDIWCDFDFAQVRRPLAGLAHLLLVDNPAHHPSGDFHLQDGRVSDAVAGQPSLTYSGIAVLHPQLFAGCQPGAFKLAPLLRRAMADGQVAGEHFHGRWVDVGTHERLAEVEQLLAAGH is encoded by the coding sequence ATGAAGGCGATGATCCTGGCTGCCGGCAAGGGCGAGCGCCTGCGTCCGCTGACCCTGCACACCCCCAAGCCGCTGGTACGCGCCGGCGGTGTACCGCTGATCGAGTTCCATGTGCGTGCCCTGGCGGCGGCCGGTTTTCGTGAGCTGGTGATCAACCACGCCTGGCTGGGCCAGCAGATCGAGGACTACCTGGGCGACGGCGCGCGTTTCGGCCTGAGCATCCGCTACTCCGCCGAAGGCGAGCCGCTGGAAACCGGCGGCGGTATCTTCCGCGCCCTGCCGCTGCTGGGTGACGCGCCGTTTCTGGTGGTTAATGGCGATATCTGGTGCGACTTTGACTTCGCCCAGGTGCGCCGGCCGCTGGCGGGGCTGGCCCATCTGCTGCTGGTGGATAACCCGGCTCATCACCCGTCCGGCGACTTCCACTTGCAGGATGGCCGCGTCAGCGATGCCGTCGCCGGCCAGCCGAGCCTGACCTACAGCGGGATTGCCGTGCTGCATCCACAACTGTTTGCCGGTTGCCAGCCCGGTGCATTCAAGCTGGCGCCGCTGCTGCGTCGGGCGATGGCGGATGGCCAGGTAGCGGGCGAGCACTTCCACGGGCGCTGGGTGGATGTAGGCACCCACGAGCGCCTGGCCGAGGTCGAGCAGCTGTTGGCGGCGGGGCACTGA
- the apaG gene encoding Co2+/Mg2+ efflux protein ApaG gives MSDPRYQVDVSVATRYLPEQSSPEQNRYAFAYTVTISNNGQAAAKLLSRHWIITDGDGRVQEVRGAGVVGQQPHLQPGESHTYSSGTVMATKVGNMQGSYQMLADDGKRFDATIAPFRLAMPGALH, from the coding sequence ATGTCCGATCCGCGCTACCAGGTCGACGTCAGCGTCGCCACCCGCTACCTGCCGGAGCAATCCAGTCCGGAGCAGAACCGCTACGCCTTCGCCTACACGGTGACCATCAGCAACAACGGTCAGGCCGCAGCCAAGCTGCTCAGCCGCCACTGGATCATCACCGACGGCGATGGCCGCGTGCAGGAAGTGCGTGGCGCCGGCGTGGTTGGCCAGCAGCCGCACCTGCAGCCAGGCGAGAGCCACACCTACAGCAGCGGCACGGTAATGGCGACCAAGGTCGGCAACATGCAGGGCAGTTACCAGATGCTCGCCGACGACGGCAAACGCTTCGATGCCACCATCGCCCCCTTCCGCCTGGCCATGCCCGGGGCCCTGCACTGA
- the rsmA gene encoding 16S rRNA (adenine(1518)-N(6)/adenine(1519)-N(6))-dimethyltransferase RsmA — protein MSEYQHRARKRFGQNFLHDAGVIHRILRAIHAREGERLLEIGPGQGALTEGLLSSGGQLDVIELDLDLIPILQSKFGHLSNFRLNQGDALKFDFNRLEAAPHSLRVVGNLPYNISTPLIFHLLDNAPLIRDMHFMLQKEVVERLAAEPGGGDWGRLSIMVQYHCRVEHLFNVGPGAFNPPPKVDSAIVRLVPHDVLPFPAKDHRLLERVVREAFNQRRKTLRNTLKGLLSSAEIEAAGVDGSLRPEQLDLAAFVRLADQLAAQPKVQAQD, from the coding sequence ATGTCCGAATACCAACACCGCGCGCGCAAGCGTTTTGGCCAGAACTTCCTGCATGACGCCGGGGTGATCCACCGCATCCTGCGCGCCATCCACGCCCGCGAAGGCGAGCGCCTGCTGGAGATCGGTCCAGGCCAGGGCGCCCTGACCGAAGGCCTGCTGAGCAGCGGCGGCCAGCTCGACGTGATCGAACTCGACCTCGACCTGATCCCGATCCTGCAGAGCAAATTCGGCCATCTAAGCAACTTCCGCCTGAACCAAGGCGACGCGCTGAAGTTCGATTTCAACCGCCTCGAAGCCGCACCGCACAGCCTGCGCGTGGTCGGCAACCTGCCCTACAACATCTCCACGCCGCTGATCTTCCATCTGCTGGATAACGCCCCACTGATCCGCGACATGCACTTCATGCTGCAGAAGGAAGTGGTCGAACGCCTGGCCGCCGAGCCGGGCGGTGGTGACTGGGGCCGCCTGTCGATCATGGTGCAGTACCACTGCCGCGTGGAGCACCTATTCAATGTCGGCCCCGGCGCGTTCAATCCGCCGCCCAAGGTCGACTCGGCCATCGTCCGCCTGGTGCCGCACGACGTGCTGCCCTTCCCGGCCAAGGATCACCGGCTGCTCGAGCGCGTGGTGCGCGAAGCCTTCAACCAGCGCCGCAAGACCCTGCGCAACACACTCAAGGGTCTGCTCAGCAGCGCCGAGATCGAAGCCGCCGGCGTCGATGGCAGCCTGCGCCCGGAGCAACTCGACCTGGCCGCCTTCGTGCGCCTGGCCGATCAGCTCGCCGCGCAACCCAAGGTCCAGGCGCAGGACTAA
- a CDS encoding peptidylprolyl isomerase, with translation MKIKLSDCLRPLLLGAAFLGSAVQAEVQSLNRVVAIVDNDVIMQSQLDTRAREVQQTIAKRGAQLPPADVLNQQVLERLIVENLQLQIGDRSGIRITDEELNQAMASIAQRNNLTLEQFSAALNRDGLSFNDAREQIRREMVISRVRQRRVGERIQVTDQEVKNFLASDLGKMQLSEEFHLANILIPLPEGASPEAIQAAARKVSEVYDQLRSGADFAQSAISHSASENALEGGEIGWRKAGQLPPPLDGLISALAPGEITEPIRTPNGFMIIKLLEKRGGSSVVSDEVHVRHILIKPNEIRSETETRRLAERLYERIVSGEDFAELAKSYSEDPGSALNGGDLNWIDPSTLVPEFRDVMAKTSSGELSKPFKSQYGWHVLEVLGRRATDNSEKFREQQAMNALRNRKYDEELQAWLRQIRDEAYVEIKL, from the coding sequence GTGAAGATCAAGCTTTCTGATTGCCTGCGCCCGCTGCTGCTGGGCGCCGCTTTTCTCGGTTCTGCAGTACAGGCCGAGGTTCAGTCCCTCAACCGCGTGGTCGCCATCGTCGATAACGATGTGATCATGCAAAGCCAGCTGGACACCCGTGCCCGCGAGGTGCAACAAACCATCGCCAAACGTGGCGCGCAGTTGCCACCGGCCGATGTGCTCAACCAGCAGGTACTCGAACGTCTGATCGTCGAAAACCTGCAATTGCAGATCGGCGACCGCTCCGGCATCCGCATCACCGACGAAGAACTGAACCAGGCGATGGCCAGTATTGCCCAGCGCAATAACCTGACCCTCGAGCAGTTCAGCGCCGCTCTCAATCGTGATGGCTTGTCCTTCAATGATGCGCGCGAGCAGATTCGTCGCGAGATGGTTATCAGCCGCGTACGTCAGCGCCGTGTCGGCGAACGCATCCAGGTTACCGACCAGGAAGTGAAGAACTTCCTCGCCTCCGACTTGGGCAAGATGCAGCTATCGGAAGAGTTCCACCTGGCTAATATCCTGATCCCGCTACCTGAGGGCGCCTCGCCGGAAGCCATCCAGGCGGCAGCGCGCAAGGTCAGCGAAGTCTATGACCAACTGCGTAGCGGTGCCGACTTCGCCCAGTCGGCCATCAGCCACTCTGCCAGTGAAAACGCCCTGGAAGGCGGCGAGATTGGCTGGCGCAAGGCGGGCCAGCTGCCACCGCCACTGGATGGGCTGATCAGCGCGCTGGCGCCTGGTGAGATCACCGAGCCGATTCGCACACCCAACGGTTTCATGATCATCAAGCTGTTGGAAAAACGCGGCGGCAGCAGCGTGGTCAGTGATGAGGTGCATGTGCGCCACATCCTGATCAAGCCCAACGAGATTCGCAGCGAAACCGAAACCCGCCGCCTGGCCGAGCGCCTGTATGAGCGGATCGTTTCCGGTGAGGATTTTGCCGAGCTGGCGAAAAGCTACTCCGAGGATCCAGGTTCCGCGCTGAATGGTGGCGACCTCAATTGGATTGACCCCAGCACCTTGGTACCCGAGTTCCGCGACGTGATGGCCAAGACCTCCAGCGGCGAGCTGTCCAAGCCGTTCAAGAGCCAATACGGCTGGCACGTCCTGGAAGTGCTCGGCCGCCGCGCCACCGACAACAGCGAGAAGTTCCGCGAGCAGCAGGCGATGAACGCCCTGCGCAATCGCAAGTACGACGAAGAGCTGCAGGCCTGGCTACGCCAGATCCGCGACGAGGCCTACGTCGAAATCAAGCTCTGA
- a CDS encoding LPS-assembly protein LptD, producing MAVKIPVFRKKFPLLVTGSLLAMQPVATPLVIAAEQFDCQASTSGGWACTPKADSSAQLPRPQHTATAVSAVSGSAKSADGESAGEQAQTVLVTESEGKGLSSRSADYSHLDWVPRDKLSAAQLAEVGPYCAGSYVEPLRPGMSDDTPMDEAPMFVSAKASRYAQETQTATLAGDVVIRQSGMQIEADEANLHQTENRGELVGNVRLRDQGTLVVGDRAEIQLDNGEAKVENAEYVLHKGHVRGSALYAKREDSAIIRLKDGTYTRCEPGSNAWNLKGNNIKLNPATGFGTATNVTLRVKDIPVFYTPYIYFPIDDRRQSGFLAPSIGSSDDTGFLLATPYYFNLAPNYDATLYPTYMSNRGLLLEGEGRYLTKSSEGQVGGAWLDDQEDERKLQSEYEDQRWMYNWQHKGGLDSRLLAEVDYTDISDPYYFQDLDSDLEVSRSTFVNQQGALTYRGDSFTARLNAHAYELATVTDITPYDRLPQITFDGALPFQPGGLNFAYQTEFVRFDRDLRSGNFSDEDGNLEPWYDTRIKGLARANGDRVHLEPGVSLPLNWTWGYVKPTIKYLQTNYDLDLDQQGENTLLADQEFSSSQNRGVGLFSLDSGLYFDRNTSLFGTNYRQTLEPRLFYLYVPEEDQTDIPVFDTGESTFNYASLFRENRFTGKDRIGDENKLSLGVTNRWIESNGFERQRFSIGQAIYFADREVQLPGIDYSTRDDAQANVSPYALEYLYRFNRDWRFSSDFNWDPDSSSTRSGSAMFHYQPEANPNKVVNVGYRYRNDAVRYDQSTGNWVVGGGDFGTPGSANYIKDYYKVDQHDFSVIWPVVPQWSAIARWQHDYNQNRTLEAFGGFEYDNCCWKLRLINRYWVDYDEYSLNPSQNDQADRGIFLQIVLKGLGGVVGNKAESFLDQGIQGYRQREDQAF from the coding sequence ATGGCAGTAAAAATCCCCGTGTTCCGTAAAAAATTCCCACTGCTGGTCACCGGCAGCCTGCTGGCCATGCAGCCAGTAGCCACTCCTTTGGTTATTGCCGCCGAGCAGTTCGACTGCCAGGCCTCCACCTCCGGTGGCTGGGCCTGTACGCCGAAAGCCGACAGCAGCGCCCAGTTGCCGCGCCCGCAGCATACCGCGACTGCGGTCAGTGCGGTCTCCGGCTCCGCGAAGTCTGCCGACGGCGAAAGCGCTGGCGAGCAAGCGCAGACCGTACTGGTTACTGAAAGCGAGGGCAAAGGCCTGAGCAGTCGCAGCGCGGACTACAGCCATCTCGACTGGGTGCCGCGCGACAAGCTGTCCGCCGCCCAGCTGGCCGAAGTCGGCCCTTACTGCGCCGGTTCCTATGTCGAACCCCTGCGCCCGGGCATGAGCGACGACACGCCAATGGACGAGGCGCCGATGTTCGTCTCCGCCAAGGCCTCGCGCTACGCCCAGGAAACCCAGACCGCCACCCTCGCCGGTGACGTGGTGATCCGCCAGTCCGGCATGCAGATCGAGGCCGACGAGGCCAACCTGCATCAGACCGAGAACCGCGGCGAACTGGTTGGCAACGTGCGCCTGCGTGACCAGGGCACCCTGGTGGTCGGCGACCGCGCCGAGATCCAGTTGGACAACGGCGAAGCCAAGGTCGAGAACGCCGAGTACGTGCTGCACAAAGGCCACGTGCGCGGCAGCGCGCTGTACGCCAAGCGCGAAGACAGCGCGATCATCCGCCTCAAGGATGGTACCTACACCCGCTGCGAACCGGGCAGCAACGCCTGGAACCTCAAGGGCAACAACATCAAGCTGAACCCGGCCACCGGTTTCGGCACCGCGACCAACGTGACGTTGCGGGTGAAGGACATTCCGGTGTTCTACACCCCCTACATCTATTTCCCGATCGACGATCGCCGCCAGTCCGGCTTCCTCGCCCCGAGCATTGGCTCGTCGGACGACACCGGTTTCCTGCTGGCCACCCCGTACTACTTCAACCTGGCGCCGAACTACGACGCGACCCTGTACCCCACCTACATGAGCAACCGCGGCTTGTTGCTGGAAGGTGAAGGGCGCTACCTGACCAAGAGCAGCGAAGGCCAGGTCGGCGGCGCCTGGCTGGATGACCAGGAAGACGAGCGCAAGCTGCAGTCCGAGTACGAAGACCAGCGCTGGATGTACAACTGGCAGCACAAGGGCGGCCTCGACTCGCGCCTGCTGGCGGAAGTCGACTACACCGACATCAGCGATCCGTACTACTTCCAGGATCTCGACAGCGACCTGGAGGTCAGCCGCAGCACCTTCGTCAACCAGCAAGGCGCACTGACCTACCGTGGCGACAGCTTTACCGCCCGCCTCAATGCGCATGCCTACGAGCTGGCGACGGTCACCGACATCACGCCATACGACCGCCTGCCGCAGATCACTTTCGACGGTGCCCTGCCCTTCCAGCCGGGTGGCCTGAACTTCGCCTACCAGACCGAGTTCGTACGCTTCGATCGCGACCTGCGCAGCGGCAACTTCAGCGATGAAGATGGCAACCTGGAGCCCTGGTACGACACCCGGATCAAGGGCCTGGCCCGCGCCAATGGCGACCGCGTCCACCTGGAGCCAGGCGTCAGCCTGCCGCTGAACTGGACCTGGGGCTACGTCAAGCCGACCATCAAGTACCTGCAGACCAATTACGATCTGGATCTGGATCAGCAAGGCGAAAACACCCTGCTCGCCGATCAGGAATTCAGCAGCAGCCAGAACCGTGGCGTTGGCCTGTTCAGCCTGGACAGCGGCCTGTACTTCGACCGCAATACCTCGCTGTTCGGCACCAACTACCGCCAGACCCTGGAGCCACGCCTGTTCTACCTCTATGTCCCCGAGGAAGACCAGACCGATATCCCGGTATTCGACACCGGCGAATCGACCTTCAACTACGCCTCGCTGTTCCGCGAAAACCGCTTTACCGGCAAGGATCGCATCGGTGACGAGAACAAATTGTCGCTGGGCGTGACCAACCGTTGGATCGAGTCGAACGGCTTCGAACGGCAGCGCTTCAGCATTGGTCAGGCCATCTACTTTGCCGACCGCGAAGTGCAGCTGCCAGGCATCGACTACAGCACCCGTGACGATGCGCAAGCCAATGTCTCGCCGTACGCACTGGAATATCTGTACCGCTTCAACCGCGACTGGCGCTTCTCGTCCGACTTCAACTGGGATCCGGATAGCAGCAGCACCCGCTCGGGCAGCGCGATGTTCCACTATCAGCCGGAAGCCAACCCGAACAAGGTGGTCAACGTCGGCTATCGCTACCGCAACGACGCCGTGCGTTACGACCAGTCCACCGGTAACTGGGTAGTAGGCGGGGGCGACTTCGGCACACCCGGAAGCGCTAACTACATCAAGGACTACTACAAGGTCGACCAACACGACTTCTCGGTCATCTGGCCAGTCGTGCCGCAGTGGAGCGCCATTGCTCGCTGGCAACATGACTACAACCAGAACCGTACTCTCGAAGCCTTCGGTGGTTTCGAATACGACAACTGCTGCTGGAAACTGCGCCTGATCAACCGTTACTGGGTCGACTACGACGAATACAGTCTGAACCCGAGCCAGAATGATCAAGCCGACCGCGGTATCTTCCTGCAGATCGTCCTGAAAGGGCTCGGTGGCGTGGTAGGTAACAAAGCGGAAAGTTTCCTCGACCAAGGTATCCAGGGTTATCGTCAACGTGAAGATCAAGCTTTCTGA
- a CDS encoding TerB family tellurite resistance protein, translated as MFWPVTVLGVLAGWALASIPGALLGGLLGQVLDRRLKLHSWASLRALFWPPRLDDDELLFMLLGRLAKCGGRVLQVHIHAARQEMQRLRLGETARQRAMEAFGRGKLMTDSFEEHLQGLRRRPERAEVLLRSCWRMAWADGRVSEQEYELIQQWGSWLGWARDDLNALADEYEPSRRVADPVPGDYQAALRLLGVKNSSEPAAIKRAYRKLLSQHHPDKLAGGGASSAQIRAATERTSELHQAYELIRSRRGFR; from the coding sequence ATGTTCTGGCCGGTAACCGTGCTCGGGGTGCTGGCCGGCTGGGCGCTGGCCAGCATTCCGGGCGCCTTGCTTGGTGGCCTGCTCGGCCAGGTGCTCGATCGGCGCCTCAAACTGCACTCCTGGGCCAGCCTGCGTGCCCTGTTCTGGCCGCCGCGGCTGGATGACGATGAGCTGCTGTTCATGCTCCTCGGGCGTCTGGCCAAGTGCGGTGGTCGCGTGCTGCAGGTGCATATCCACGCGGCAAGGCAGGAGATGCAGCGTCTGCGCCTAGGCGAGACGGCGCGGCAGCGGGCGATGGAGGCTTTCGGCCGTGGCAAGCTGATGACGGACAGCTTCGAGGAGCATCTGCAGGGTTTGCGGCGGCGTCCCGAGCGGGCCGAAGTGCTGCTGCGCAGTTGCTGGCGCATGGCCTGGGCCGATGGCCGGGTCAGCGAGCAGGAGTATGAGCTGATCCAGCAATGGGGCAGTTGGTTGGGCTGGGCGCGTGACGACCTGAATGCCCTGGCCGACGAATATGAGCCGAGCCGGCGGGTGGCCGACCCGGTTCCCGGCGACTACCAGGCGGCCTTGCGTCTGCTCGGGGTAAAGAACAGCAGTGAGCCCGCGGCGATCAAGCGCGCCTACCGCAAGCTGCTTAGCCAGCATCACCCGGACAAGCTGGCTGGCGGCGGTGCCAGCTCCGCACAGATTCGCGCGGCCACCGAGCGCACCAGCGAGCTGCATCAGGCCTATGAGCTGATTCGCTCGCGTCGTGGTTTTCGCTAA
- the pdxA gene encoding 4-hydroxythreonine-4-phosphate dehydrogenase PdxA, producing the protein MTSAQLFALTPGEPAGIGPDLCLLLARAAQPQPLVAIASRELLSERAALLGLQIELLSAAPGHWPSQPAPAGSLYVWDTPLQAKVKPGQLDASNAAYVLQTLTRAGQGCLDGDFAGMITAPVHKGVINEAGIAFSGHTEFLAELTHTEQVVMMLATRGLRVALVTTHLPLKDVAAAITAERLARVARILHADLVDKFGIAQPRILVCGLNPHAGEGGHLGREEIEVIEPTLERLRGEGLNLIGPLPADTLFTPKHLDHCDAVLAMYHDQGLPVLKYKGFGAAVNVTLGLPIIRTSVDHGTALDLAGSGQIDSGSLQVALETAYMMATSRS; encoded by the coding sequence ATGACCAGCGCCCAACTTTTCGCCCTGACCCCTGGTGAGCCTGCCGGCATTGGCCCGGATCTGTGCCTGCTGCTGGCCCGCGCCGCCCAGCCCCAACCCCTGGTCGCCATCGCCAGCCGTGAACTGCTGAGCGAACGGGCAGCCTTGCTGGGCCTGCAGATCGAACTGCTGAGCGCAGCACCTGGCCACTGGCCGAGCCAGCCTGCACCGGCCGGCAGCCTGTATGTCTGGGATACCCCACTGCAAGCCAAGGTTAAGCCCGGTCAGCTCGACGCCAGCAACGCCGCCTATGTACTGCAGACCCTGACCCGCGCCGGCCAGGGCTGCCTGGATGGCGACTTCGCCGGGATGATCACCGCGCCAGTACACAAGGGTGTGATCAACGAAGCGGGCATCGCCTTCTCCGGGCATACCGAATTCCTCGCCGAGCTGACCCACACCGAACAAGTGGTGATGATGCTCGCCACCCGCGGCCTGCGCGTAGCCCTGGTGACCACCCACCTGCCGCTTAAGGATGTCGCCGCCGCCATCACCGCCGAGCGCCTCGCGCGGGTCGCGCGCATCCTGCATGCCGACCTGGTAGATAAATTCGGCATCGCCCAGCCACGCATCCTGGTCTGCGGACTCAACCCCCACGCTGGCGAAGGCGGCCATCTGGGCCGTGAGGAAATCGAGGTGATCGAACCGACCCTCGAACGGCTGCGCGGCGAAGGCCTGAATCTGATCGGCCCGCTGCCGGCCGACACCCTGTTCACCCCCAAGCACCTCGACCACTGCGACGCGGTGCTGGCCATGTACCACGACCAGGGCCTTCCGGTACTCAAGTACAAGGGCTTTGGCGCAGCGGTCAACGTCACCCTGGGTCTGCCGATCATCCGCACCTCGGTCGACCACGGCACCGCCCTCGATCTGGCCGGCAGCGGCCAGATCGACAGCGGCAGCCTGCAGGTGGCGCTGGAAACCGCCTACATGATGGCCACTAGCAGGAGCTGA
- a CDS encoding symmetrical bis(5'-nucleosyl)-tetraphosphatase, whose protein sequence is MATYAVGDLQGCLQPLKCLLERVAFEPSKDRLWLVGDLVNRGPQSLETLRFLYAMRDSLVCVLGNHDLHLLAVAHNIERLKKNDTLQEILDAPDRQDLLDWLRQQKLMHHDAKRDIALVHAGIPPQWTVEKALSRAAEVEEALRDDARLPLFLDGMYGNEPAKWDKDLHGITRLRVITNYFTRMRFCKSDGTLDLKSKEGVGTAPPGYAPWFSYPQRKSRGRKIIFGHWAALEGQCDEPGLSALDSGCVWGGAMTLMNIDSGERHRCDCPENTP, encoded by the coding sequence ATGGCAACCTACGCCGTCGGTGACCTGCAGGGCTGCCTGCAACCGCTCAAGTGTCTGCTCGAACGGGTCGCCTTCGAGCCGAGCAAGGATCGCCTGTGGCTGGTCGGCGACCTGGTCAACCGCGGCCCGCAGTCGCTGGAAACCCTGCGGTTCCTCTACGCCATGCGCGACTCGCTGGTCTGCGTGCTGGGCAACCATGACCTGCATCTGCTGGCCGTGGCGCACAACATCGAGCGCCTGAAGAAGAACGACACCCTGCAGGAAATCCTCGACGCGCCAGATCGCCAGGACCTGCTCGACTGGCTGCGCCAGCAGAAGCTCATGCACCATGACGCCAAGCGCGACATCGCCCTGGTACATGCCGGTATTCCGCCGCAGTGGACCGTGGAAAAGGCCCTGAGCCGCGCCGCCGAAGTCGAAGAGGCCCTGCGCGACGATGCCCGCCTGCCGCTGTTCCTCGACGGCATGTACGGCAACGAACCGGCCAAGTGGGACAAGGATCTGCATGGCATCACCCGCCTGCGGGTGATCACCAACTACTTCACGCGCATGCGTTTCTGCAAGTCCGACGGCACCCTCGACCTGAAGAGCAAGGAAGGCGTCGGTACCGCCCCACCCGGTTACGCCCCCTGGTTCAGCTACCCGCAGCGCAAGAGCCGCGGGCGCAAGATCATTTTCGGCCACTGGGCGGCGCTGGAAGGCCAGTGCGACGAACCCGGCCTCAGCGCCCTGGACAGCGGCTGCGTGTGGGGCGGAGCCATGACCCTGATGAATATCGACAGTGGCGAACGCCACCGCTGCGACTGCCCGGAGAACACCCCATGA